One region of Glycine max cultivar Williams 82 chromosome 9, Glycine_max_v4.0, whole genome shotgun sequence genomic DNA includes:
- the LOC100783434 gene encoding nucleolar protein 56, whose product MLSEKKAGQFKISLGVSDPKIGCQISELPKIPCQSNEFDSELLRGVRLHFDRFVSDLKSRDLEKAQLGLGHSYSRAKVKFNVNRADNIVIQAIFLLDTLDKDINSFSMRVRILCCSSIVCREWYSWHFPELLKIINDNYLYAKVAKFIEDKSKLSEDKIAAVTDIVRDEDKAKEIVEAAKASMGQYLSPVDLINVQQFAQRVMDLSKYRRKLYDYLVAKMNDIALNLASLIGEVVGARLISHAGSLTNLAKCPSSTLQILGTEKALFRALKTRGHTPKYGLIFHSSFIGRASAKNKGPIARYLANKCSIASLIDCFSERGTTTFGEKLREQVEERLDFYDKGVAPRKNIDVMKLAIESVENKDTAMEIEAPVEVSGKKAKKKHTAVVTDDMAVDKPTETTNGDALEDHKSEKKKRKKEKRKLDTENDQAMDDGANGVESEQDGAVKKKKKKDKKGDNGEVLVAAIETKKKKNKSKNRDT is encoded by the exons ATGCTGTCAG AAAAGAAGGCTGGCCAATTCAAAATCAGTTTAGGTGTATCAGATCCAAAGATTGGTTGTCAGATATCTGAACTCCCTAAAATTCCTTGCCAAAGTAACGAGTTTGACAGTGAGCTTCTTCGTGGTGTGCGCCTCCATTTTGATAGGTTTGTTAGTGACCTCAAG TCCAGGGATTTGGAAAAGGCACAACTTGGTCTGGGGCATAGTTACAGCAGAGCAAAGGTGAAATTCAATGTTAACCGTGCCGATAATATCGTCATTCAAGCAATTTTCCTTCTTGATACACTTGATAAGGATATTAATTCATTCTCCATGAGAGTCAG AATTCTCTGCTGTTCATCAATTGTGTGCCGAGAATGGTATTCTTGGCATTTTCCAGAACTGCTGAAgattataaatgataattatCTGTATGCCAAAGTTGCAAAATTTATTGAGGATAAATCAAAGCTGTCTGAAGACAAGATTGCAGCCGTAACTGACATAGTTCGTGATGAAGATAAAGCGAAGGAGATTGTGGAAGCTGCCAAGGCCTCCATGG GACAATATTTGTCCCCAGTGGACTTGATTAATGTCCAACAATTTGCACAGAGAGTAATGGACCTATCCAAGTACAGGCGGAAGTTGTATGATTACCTGGTTGCTAAAATGAATGACATTGCACTAAATTTGGCCTCTTTAATTGGTGAAGTTGTTGGTGCACGATTAATTTCCCATGCAGGTAGCCTCACAAATTTAGCTAAATGCCCTTCTTCAACTCTTCAAATTCTTGGTACAGAGAAAGCTCTGTTCAG GGCATTAAAAACAAGAGGACACACTCCTAAATATGGTTTGATATTCCACTCTTCTTTTATTGGTCGAGCATCTGCCAAAAATAAGGGCCCAATAGCTCGCTATCTTGCCAACAAATGTTCAATTGCATCACTGATTGACTGCTTTTCTG AAAGGGGTACTACTACGTTTGGGGAGAAACTCCGTGAGCAAGTTGAGGAGCGACTTGATTTTTATGACAAGGGAGTTGCCCCTCGTAAGAACATAGATGTCATGAAGTTGGCTATTGAAAGTGTTGAAAACAAAG ATACAGCGATGGAAATAGAAGCACCAGTTGAAGTTTCAGGCAAGAAAGCCAAGAAGAAGCATACAGCTGTCGTTACAGATGACATGGCTGTAGATAAGCCCACAGAGACTACAAATGGTGATGCATTGGAGGATCATAAGtcagaaaagaagaagagaaagaaagaaaagaggaaatTGGACACGGAGAACGATCAAGCCATGGATGATGGTGCTAATGGGGTTGAAAGCGAACAAGATGGAGcagttaaaaagaagaaaaaaaaggataaaaagggtGATAATGGAGAAGTACTAGTGGCTGCTATTGAgactaagaagaagaagaataaatcaaaaaatagaGATACTTAA
- the LOC100808891 gene encoding phosphoethanolamine N-methyltransferase 1, whose protein sequence is MAMVQDERCVQKSYWIEHTTDLSVESMMLDSNASDLDKEERPEVLSLLPPYEGKSVVELGAGIGRFTVELAKKAGQLLAVDFIESAIKKNESINGHHKNVKFMCADVTSPNLYISEGSVDLIFSNWLLMYLSDKEVENLAARMIKWLKVGGYVFFRESCFHQSGDSKRKYNPTHYREPRFYTKVGSERNYYSLFVPFKQMHD, encoded by the exons ATGGCGATGGTGCAAG ATGAACGATGCGTTCAGAAAAGCTACTGGATTGAACATACGACGGACTTGTCCGTAGAGTCAATGATGCTCGATTCCAACGCCTCTGATCTCGACAAGGAGGAGAGACCCGAA GTTTTGTCCCTACTACCACCATATGAAGGAAAATCAGTTGTAGAACTTGGAGCAGGTATTGGAAGATTCACAGTTGAATTGGCCAAGAAAGCTGGCCAGTTACTTGCTGTGGATTTCATTGAGAGTGCTATAAAGAAG AATGAAAGCATTAATGGACACCACAAGAATGTCAAGTTCATGTGTGCTGATGTCACTTCTCCAAACTTGTATATTTCTGAAGGATCGGTTGATCTGATATTCTCAAATTGGTTACTCATGTATCTTTCAGATAAAgag GTTGAGAATTTAGCTGCAAGGATGATCAAATGGTTAAAAGTTGGTGGATATGTATTCTTCAGAGAATCATGTTTCCACCAATCTGGAGATTCCAAGAGAAAATACAACCCAACTCACTATAGGGAACCTAGATTTTACACTAAGGTTGGTTCCGAGCGTAATTACTATTCCCTCTTTGTACCTTTCAAACAAATGCATGACTAA